A genomic segment from Diceros bicornis minor isolate mBicDic1 chromosome 5, mDicBic1.mat.cur, whole genome shotgun sequence encodes:
- the LOC131405540 gene encoding olfactory receptor 4K3-like produces the protein MEEANQSVVSEFIFRGLCNSRELQTFLFLPFSIFYLMTIVGNLLVVSLIIADPHLHSPMYFLLANLSFVDFCLSSVTTPKLTIDFLKDNKTISFGGCMSQILCVHVFAGGEMVLLVAMAYDRYVAICKPLHYFSIMNRQKCILLVSLSCIIGFVHAMSQLAMILELPFCGPGIVDSFFCDIPLVIKLACIDTHTLGILINANSGVLATSCFILLLVSYTYILVTVRLHSKHGASKALSTCTSHITVVVLFFGPCIFINLWPLSITWVDKFLAVFYTVITPLLNPAIYTLRNKEIKNAIKILVNQHVGPRDNI, from the coding sequence ATGGAGGAAGCAAACCAATCTGTGGTGTCTGAGTTTATTTTTCGTGGACTGTGTAATTCAAGGGAGCTCCAGACCTTCCTCTTCCtgccattttctatattttacctGATGACTATTGTGGGCAACCTCCTTGTCGTGTCCTTAATCATCGCTGACCCTCATCTCCATTCCCCAATGTACTTCCTCTTAGCCAATCTCTCCTTTGTTGACTTCTGCCTTTCCTCAGTAACTACCCCTAAACTGACCATAGACTTCCTAAAGGATAATAAGACCATCTCCTTTGGTGGCTGCATGAGCCAGATCCTCTGTGTGCATGTCTTTGCAGGGGGTGAGATGGTGCTGCTTGTGGCAATGGCCTATGACCGTTATGTGGCCATTTGCAAGCCACTCCATTACTTCAGCATCATGAACAGACAAAAGTGCATCCTTTTAGTTTCGCTATCATGCATCATTGGCTTTGTGCATGCCATGAGTCAACTGGCTATGATTTTAGAGCTGCCCTTCTGTGGACCCGGAATAGTGGACAGCTTTTTCTGTGATATCCCTTTGGTGATCAAACTAGCCTGCATAGATACTCATACACTGGGAATATTGATAAATGCCAACAGTGGGGTCTTGGCAACAAGTTGCTTCATTCTCTTGCTGGTCTCCTACACCTATATCCTAGTAACTGTCCGCCTTCACTCTAAGCATGGGGCGTCTAAGGCTCTCTCCACCTGTACTTCCCACATCACAGTGGTGGTGCTCTTCTTTGGACCCTGCATCTTCATCAATTTGTGGCCACTCAGCATCACTTGGGTGGACAAATTTCTTGCTGTGTTTTACACAGTGATCACGCCTCTCCTGAATCCAGCCATCTATACACTGAGAAATAAAGAGATTAAGAATGCCATAAAGATACTGGTAAACCAGCATGTGGGTCCAAGGGATAATATTTAG